One part of the Gossypium raimondii isolate GPD5lz chromosome 1, ASM2569854v1, whole genome shotgun sequence genome encodes these proteins:
- the LOC128041801 gene encoding nitrate regulatory gene2 protein-like, translating to MGCAASKLDQLPAVSFCRDRCDILDDALRQSYALADAHVAYMQSLKTLSPTLRHFFDQCFKSTSGNDSAVSTEKPPKQASPLSSPDRSLSSSNSDSHIQFDTDLEEDEADKDFSTSLNEIHSSYHNHGILTSYSLPNPNYHGNTYQNSEFSGSGWKTPPPPAPKSAAWDYLNFFDELYERYELPYTSSKAVKNKEGSNDDEAQLVKQIHGEEKSIANDRKAKGEEKPRGETVSVKKKVDSATEKVEKTTDLKEPKVQNDKLSVSEVMKELQVLFEKASESGNEVLKMLDTGKFRYHHKKSVYQGSTQILHIITSNSSETETLLSKDKVSSTENDEIDNAQNLSSILRKLCMWETKLYDEVKAEEKLRIIHAKTCRQMKSLNQKGGNARRVDSTRTLIRAVSTKMRVAVQVIDKVAVTINKLMDEELWPEVNELIHRLFRMWKVILECHSCQCQKVMEAKCLDFIALNDKLNDSHLEVAMRLKLQLQNWSLSFFSWIEAQRGFVKALNGWLRRCLLYEPDKATDGVSPLSPVRSRTPTVIVILNMWSEAMDKDKLPEKEVGEAVHGLLMSVNQVVEQYNVDLQQRIIADKDMERKVKILEKEGQKMQKLMQAQVKKMTRIAREESDVLLPRDATPRSDIRDATSLVNGLKQIFMGMEKLANHSRQAYEELHKYMEESRATQEYP from the exons ATGGGCTGCGCCGCCTCTAAACTCGACCAACTCCCGGCGGTCTCTTTTTGCCGCGACCGCTGTGACATCCTCGACGACGCTCTCCGGCAGAGCTACGCCCTTGCCGATGCACACGTGGCATACATGCAATCGCTCAAGACTTTGAGCCCCACTCTTCGGCATTTCTTCGATCAATGTTTCAAATCTACGTCTGGCAATGACTCCGCCGTCTCCACCGAGAAACCGCCGAAGCAAGCTTCTCCCCTCTCCTCGCCGGACCGTTCTCTCTCGAGTTCAAACTCAGATTCGCACATTCAGTTCGATACTGATTTGGAAGAGGATGAGGCAGACAAAGATTTCAGTACTTCTTTAAACGAAATACATTCAAGTTATCATAATCATGGCATCCTTACATCCTATTCTTTGCCTAATCCTAATTACCACGGTAATACCTACCAGAACAGCGAATTCAGTGGTTCAGGCTGGAAAACACCGCCACCTCCGGCTCCGAAGAGCGCAGCTTGGgattacttgaatttttttgatgaaCTTTACGAGAGATACGAGTTGCCTTATACTTCGAGCAAAGCTGTGAAGAACAAAGAAGGATCTAATGACGATGAAGCACAGCTAGTAAAACAAATTCATGGAGAAGAAAAATCCATTGCAAATGATAGAAAAgcaaaaggagaagaaaagccGAGAGGAGAAACTGTTtcagtaaagaagaaagtagaTTCAGCGACCGAGAAAGTTGAGAAGACGACTGATTTAAAAGAACCCAAAGTTCAAAACGATAAACTAAGTGTTTCTGAGGTAATGAAAGAATTGCAGGTTCTGTTTGAGAAAGCTTCTGAGTCCGGAAACGAAGTTTTGAAAATGCTCGACACTGGAAAATTTCGTTACCATCACAAAAAATCTGTTTATCAAG GTTCTACCCAGATACTTCATATCATTACTTCAAATTCATCGGAAACAGAGACCTTACTGTCGAAAGACAAGGTTAGTTCAACGGAGAACGATGAGATTGATAATGCACAGAATCTATCTTCCATTCTCAGGAAATTGTGCATGTGGGAGACCAAACTCTATGACGAAGTCAAG GCTGAGGAAAAGCTGCGTATAATTCATGCAAAGACGTGTAGGCAGATGAAAAGCTTGAATCAGAAGGGTGGTAATGCTCGCAGAGTTGATTCCACTAGAACTTTGATAAGGGCTGTATCTACTAAGATGAGAGTCGCAGTTCAAGTTATTGACAAGGTAGCAGTTACTATAAATAAGCTAATGGATGAGGAGTTGTGGCCAGAGGTCAATGAACTGATTCACAG ATTGTTTAGAATGTGGAAGGTAATACTAGAATGCCATAGCTGTCAGTGCCAAAAGGTTATGGAAGCCAAATGTTTGGATTTCATTGCTCTGAATGATAAGCTTAATGATTCTCATCTTGAAGTGGCAATGAGACTAAAGCTTCAACTTCAAAACTGGAGTCTTAGTTTCTTTAGTTGGATTGAAGCTCAGAGGGGGTTTGTCAAAGCTTTGAATGGTTGGCTTCGAAGATGTCTCCTATATGAACCTGATAAAGCAACAGATGGAGTATCACCTTTATCTCCTGTTAGAAGCAGAACACCAACAGTGATTGTGATCCTTAATATGTGGTCGGAAGCTATGGATAAAGATAAACTGCCGGAGAAGGAAGTGGGTGAAGCGGTACATGGATTGTTAATGAGTGTGAACCAAGTGGTGGAACAGTATAATGTAGATTTGCAGCAAAGGATTATTGCTGATAAGGATATGGAAAGAAAAGTAAAGATCTTAGAAAAAGAGGGGCAAAAGATGCAAAAGTTAATGCAAGCTCAAGTGAAGAAGATGACACGGATCGCAAGGGAAGAAAGCGATGTCCTTCTACCGAGAGACGCCACGCCTCGTAGTGATATCAGGGATGCTACTAGTTTAGTAAATGGTCTAAAGCAGATTTTCATGGGAATGGAGAAGCTTGCTAACCATTCCAGGCAAGCTTATGAGGAGCTTCATAAATACATGGAAGAGAGCAGGGCCACTCAAGAATACCCTTAA